From a region of the Canis lupus dingo isolate Sandy chromosome 5, ASM325472v2, whole genome shotgun sequence genome:
- the KCNJ1 gene encoding ATP-sensitive inward rectifier potassium channel 1 produces MFKHLRKWFIAHFFGHSRQRARLVSKDGRCNIEFGNVEAQSRFIFFVDIWTTVLDLKWRYKMTIFITTFLGSWFLFGLLWYAVAYIHKDLPEFHPSVNHTPCVENINGLTSAFLFSLETQVTIGYGFRCVTEQCGTAIFLLISQSIIGVIINSFMCGAILAKISRPKKRAKTITFSKNAVISKRGGKLCLLIRVANLRKSLLIGSHIYGKLLKTTVTPEGETIILDQTNINFVVDAGNENLFFISPLTIYHVIDQNSPFFHMAAETLLQQDFELVVFLDGTVESTSATCQVRTSYVPEEVLWGYRFAPIVSKTKEGKYRVDFHNFSKTVEVETPHCALCLYNEKDARARLKRGYDNPNFILSEVNETDDTKM; encoded by the coding sequence ATGTTCAAACACCTTCGGAAATGGTTCATTGCTCACTTTTTTGGGCATTCTCGGCAAAGAGCAAGGCTGGTCTCCAAAGACGGAAGGTGCAACATAGAGTTTGGCAATGTGGAGGCACAATCAAGGTTTATATTCTTTGTGGACATCTGGACAACTGTGCTTGACCTCAAATGGAGATACAAAATGACCATCTTCATTACAACCTTCTTGGGGAGCTGGTTCCTCTTTGGTCTCCTGTGGTACGCTGTGGCGTACATTCACAAAGATCTCCCCGAGTTCCATCCTTCTGTCAACCACACCCCTTGTGTGGAGAACATCAATGGCCTGACCtcagcttttctgttttctctggaaaCCCAGGTGACCATTGGGTACGGATTCAGGTGTGTGACAGAACAATGTGGCACTGCCATTTTCCTCCTGATCTCCCAGTCTATAATTGGGGTCATCATCAATTCTTTCATGTGCGGCGCCATTTTAGCCAAGATCTCCAGACCCAAAAAACGTGCCAAGACCATCACATTCAGCAAGAACGCAGTGATCAGCAAGCGGGGCGGGAAGCTTTGTCTCCTAATCCGAGTGGCTAATCTTAGGAAGAGCCTCCTTATTGGGAGTCACATATATGGAAAACTCCTGAAGACCACAGTCACTCCTGAAGGAGAGACCATTATTCTGGACCAGACAAATATCAACTTTGTAGTTGATGCAGGGAATGAAAACTTATTCTTCATCTCCCCATTGACAATTTACCATGTCATTGATCAAAACAGCCCCTTCTTCCACATGGCAGCAGAGACCCTTCTCCAGCAAGACTTTGAATTAGTGGTGTTTCTAGATGGTACAGTGGAATCAACTAGTGCTACCTGCCAAGTCCGGACGTCCTATGTCCCGGAAGAGGTGCTCTGGGGCTACCGTTTTGCTCCCATAGTATCCAAGACTAAGGAAGGGAAATACCGAGTGGATTTCCATAACTTTAGCAAGACTGTGGAGGTGGAGACCCCTCATTGTGCCTTATGCCTTTATAATGAGAAAGATGCCAGAGCCAGGCTAAAGAGAGGCTATGACAATCCCAACTTCATCTTGTCAGAAGTCAATGAAACAGATGACACCAAAATGTGA